In Lysobacter sp. FW306-1B-D06B, the sequence GGAAGCAGGTACACAGGCTGTGGGGGGCGGCTGGGGTTTCCATAAGCGTGTATATACACCCATTTCCGGAAAAGAAAAGCGCCGGCGATGGGCCGGCGCTGTTCAGGTGGGGAAGGGCGCTCGCAGCAGGGGCGTCAGAAGAACGCCCGCACGCCGAATGCCACGCCACGCCCCGGCAGCGGCGCCACGTCCTTGAGGAAGGAGGTGTGCACGCGCGCCTCCTCGTCGAGCAGGTTGCTGCCGTCGAGGAACACTTCCCACGCGTTGCCCTTCGGCGTGTCCTTGTGCCAGGCGACGTGCGCGTCGACGAGCGTGTACCCGGGCGTTTCCGTTTCGTTCGCGGCGACTTGATCCTGGCGTGCGTAACGGATCGCGCCAAGCGATGCGCGCCAAGCACCCAGCTCCCAGCGCACCTCGCCGCCCAGGCGCTGCGGCGCGATCCGCGGCAGGTTGCCGCCGCGCGGAAGATCGACGGTGTAGTCGTGGGCATGATCGCCATGCGGCACCGCGAAGCTCACTTCGCGCGTCCCGCTGCCGGTCAGTTCGCCGCGCACCACGTCGCCGAACACGCGCAGGTTCCAGCTGCCGCTGTCGTTGTCGGCGAAGTTCCAGTTGACCTCGGCTTCGGCACCGTTGAAGCGCGCGTCGTCCTGCGTCCACAGGCGCACGGGGTTGCCGTCCTCCGTCACGCCGGTGTCGGCCAGGTAGATGAAATCGTCGTACTTCACGTGGTAGACCGACGCGCTCGCCTTGAACGGACCGCCGTGCCAATGCAGGCCGATCTCCGCGCGGTTCGCGGTTTCCTCGTCCATCAGCGGCGAACCCAGTTCGATGCTCGAAGTGGCGACGTGGAGGCCGTTGGAATACAGCTCTTCCGCCGTTGGCGCGCGCTGCGCGCGGTCCAGGCCGAACGAAAGGTGGAACGCTTCGTTGATGTCCCACTTGAACGCCGCCGACAGGCTCGTCGTATGGAAATCGCGATCCGGCCCGATCGCCTCGGCTTCGTTCACGTCGATCTTGTTCTGGTCCACGCGCGCGCCCAGCTCGGTCTTGATCGCGCCGAAGGTGCGCTCGCCCAGCCAGAACAGGCCCGCATCGCGTCCCTTGGACGGAGGAACGAACGCCTCTTCGCCGATGGCCTCGAAATCGCGCTGGGCCCACTGCAGGCCGACGGCGCCGTTCCAGCCCCAGAGCGGCTGGTGCACCAGTTCCAGGCGACCCTCAGTGCTGGTGTTGTCGAAGACGGTGCCGGTTTCGCCGCCCTCGTATTCGGTGTGCGTGTACTCGGTATGGGCGACCTTGGCGCGCAGCGACTTGAACACGCCCAGGTCGTCCAGGCCGCCGCGCACTTCATAACGGTGTTGCGTCATGCCGATGGTGACCGGGCCTTCTTCCTCGTGCGCGGGTTCCTCGCCTTCGTGGGCGTGGTCGTCCCCGTGTTCGTGGGCGCCGGCGGGCACGCCGTAGCGCGTGTCGAACAGGCTTGCGCCCACGCCCAGGAAACCGCGCTCGCCGATCCAGCTCACGCCCAGCGCGCCGCTGTCGGTGCGCACGAAGCTGTTGGGCAGCGTGCCCTTCGTGGCCGGGTCCGGCGTTTCGCCTTCGCGCGCCATCAGCTCGCGGCTTTCCGGGTAGTTGGGGATGTCGTAATCGCCGGTCTCGCGATGCAGGCCGTCGATGTGGAAGACGAAATTGCCCGAAGCCGACGTGCCATCCATGCGGAACATGCCGGTCTTTTCGTCGTTGACGGTGTTGCCGCGCAGTTCGGCACGGCCTTGCAGGGGCTGGTCGGTCACTGCCTCGGGAATGCGGCCGTCGACCACGTTCACGGCGCCGCCGATCGCGCCGCTGCCGTAGAGCAGGGTGGCCGGGCCTTTGAGCACTTCGATCTGGTCGGCCAGGAACGGCTCCAGCGTGACCGCGTGATCGACACTGACGGTGGAGACGTCGCCCGAGCCCAGGCCGTCGCTCAGCACCTGCACGCGGGCGCCGTCGAAGCCGCGCACGATCGGCCGCCCGACGCCGGGACCGAAGTACGAGGACTGCACGCCGGGCAGTTTGCCGACGGTCTCGCCCAGGGAGTTCGCCTTGACTTCGTCGAGCCGTTCTCCGGCCAGGACCTCGACCGGCCGGACCAGATCCTCGGCCGTGCCGACCAGCGGCGTCGCCTTGACCTCCACGCCGGCCAGGTCGGTGGGCTGATGGGCGTGGTCCTGGTCATCGGCCTGCGCGGCCAGGGGCAGCGCGGCGGCGAGGGCGAGCACCAGGGGAAGTCGGCGGGTCAGCGAGCGCTTTGGCATCGGTCGAGGTAGAGTGGGGTGGCGGAAGTTGCGTAATGTTATATTATAACGAAACGGATTCCGCACCCTCCCGAAAGTCACGCCTCCATGCCGCCTCTTCGCCCCCGCAGCCTGCTCGACCGCATCGGTGCCTTCGGCTCCTTGCTGTGCGCGATCCATTGCGCGCTGCTGCCGCTGGTGATCGCCGTGCTGCCGTCGCTGGGCGTCGCGGCATGGCTGGGCACGGGGTTCGAGGAAGCCTTCGTTCTGTTCGCCACTGGGCTGGGGCTGTTCAGCATGTTCTGGGGCTACCGCCGACATCGCGCCGTGCAAGCGCTGTCGCTGATGGTGCCGGGGCTGGCGATCCTGTGGTTCGGCGTGCTGTACCAGCCACTGCACCAGAGCGTGATTCCGCATGCGATCGCAATGACCTTCGGCGGCACGCTCGTGGGCCTGGCCCATCTGGCGAACCTGCGCCTGAACCACGGCCACGTGCACGACGCCACCTGCGCGCACTGATTCGCCGTTCCAGGCGAGGCCCAGTGGGAGAGGTGTGTGCGGCGGAACGGGCAGAGGCTCCCGCGTGGTAGACTGCGCGGCCTCGCGCGAAGCGACCGCAGTAATCTCGTAACCCCCGCACCCCGTGCGGATTTGGACAGTTCAGGAGCAGAACATGGGCAAGGGCGACCGCAAGACCGCCAAGGGCAAGCGCTACAACTCCAGCTACGGCAATGCCCGCAAGGCCACGACCAAGGCCGCCGGCACCGCCGCCGCCCCGGTCGCGAAGAAGGCGACCAAGACCGTGGCCAAGGCCCCGGCCGCCAAGAAGGTCGCGGTGAAGAAGGCTGCCACCAAGGAGTAAGC encodes:
- a CDS encoding MerC domain-containing protein, whose product is MPPLRPRSLLDRIGAFGSLLCAIHCALLPLVIAVLPSLGVAAWLGTGFEEAFVLFATGLGLFSMFWGYRRHRAVQALSLMVPGLAILWFGVLYQPLHQSVIPHAIAMTFGGTLVGLAHLANLRLNHGHVHDATCAH
- a CDS encoding TonB-dependent receptor gives rise to the protein MPKRSLTRRLPLVLALAAALPLAAQADDQDHAHQPTDLAGVEVKATPLVGTAEDLVRPVEVLAGERLDEVKANSLGETVGKLPGVQSSYFGPGVGRPIVRGFDGARVQVLSDGLGSGDVSTVSVDHAVTLEPFLADQIEVLKGPATLLYGSGAIGGAVNVVDGRIPEAVTDQPLQGRAELRGNTVNDEKTGMFRMDGTSASGNFVFHIDGLHRETGDYDIPNYPESRELMAREGETPDPATKGTLPNSFVRTDSGALGVSWIGERGFLGVGASLFDTRYGVPAGAHEHGDDHAHEGEEPAHEEEGPVTIGMTQHRYEVRGGLDDLGVFKSLRAKVAHTEYTHTEYEGGETGTVFDNTSTEGRLELVHQPLWGWNGAVGLQWAQRDFEAIGEEAFVPPSKGRDAGLFWLGERTFGAIKTELGARVDQNKIDVNEAEAIGPDRDFHTTSLSAAFKWDINEAFHLSFGLDRAQRAPTAEELYSNGLHVATSSIELGSPLMDEETANRAEIGLHWHGGPFKASASVYHVKYDDFIYLADTGVTEDGNPVRLWTQDDARFNGAEAEVNWNFADNDSGSWNLRVFGDVVRGELTGSGTREVSFAVPHGDHAHDYTVDLPRGGNLPRIAPQRLGGEVRWELGAWRASLGAIRYARQDQVAANETETPGYTLVDAHVAWHKDTPKGNAWEVFLDGSNLLDEEARVHTSFLKDVAPLPGRGVAFGVRAFF
- a CDS encoding 30S ribosomal protein THX, whose amino-acid sequence is MGKGDRKTAKGKRYNSSYGNARKATTKAAGTAAAPVAKKATKTVAKAPAAKKVAVKKAATKE